A genomic segment from Myxocyprinus asiaticus isolate MX2 ecotype Aquarium Trade chromosome 36, UBuf_Myxa_2, whole genome shotgun sequence encodes:
- the LOC127427218 gene encoding neuropeptide SIFamide receptor, protein MNATFGRLFPTNFSLWEHLHNNWTTHNLVYFSIDFLFAGHDPDTIVLMVMYVISFITGLVGNIKALSVLTRRRNRLSGASATRRLLINLAVCDMMVVCVCMPVNLGHQVYNAWVFGDFLCRAVPFVQAVSVSASVLSLAAISLNRYYSVHSPLHARYFFTGRKILCMISVVWIVSSVLCLPLFFMNTTKTLSLLDGLHTVTVCVENWSKVKLRQGYNFLLFGSLYGFPVIFNLVICFLTSWKLSRGNASTESNHLSLTSSESRLKTRKKIAKMVFALVLLFTFSWLPLYAVDIWIDSNIPSFPDRDDELNNVRHHWILQSRPFAQWLGLTNSSLNPLCYCFIGNLYRSAKRFRRSYRKKISSVFSQTNQSVSSSSARKAQQQHSGSSRRSCSEIRRCRSYTIFRLTKSKSLSATTVCETVFD, encoded by the coding sequence ATGAACGCTACATTTGGGCGCCTTTTCCCCACCAACTTTTCTCTTTGGGAACATCTCCATAACAACTGGACCACTCATAATTTGGTCTATTTTTCCATCGACTTTCTTTTCGCGGGACACGATCCGGACACCATAGTGCTAAtggtgatgtatgtaatttcttTTATCACTGGACTGGTCGGGAATATTAAGGCTCTGTCGGTCCTCACGCGCAGGAGAAACCGCTTATCTGGAGCGTCAGCGACCCGGAGACTGCTCATCAACCTGGCGGTGTGTGACAtgatggtggtgtgtgtgtgcatgccagTTAATTTAGGACATCAGGTGTATAACGCCTGGGTGTTTGGAGACTTTCTGTGTCGAGCTGTGCCATTTGTTCAGGCTGTGTCAGTCTCTGCCAGTGTATTGAGTCTGGCTGCGATCAGTTTGAACCGATATTACAGCGTCCACAGTCCCCTGCACGCCAGATATTTCTTTACGGGCAGGAAAATTCTCTGTATGATATCTGTGGTGTGGATCGTGTCTTCTGTATTGTGTTTGCCATTGTTTTTCATGAACACTACCAAAACGCTCTCCTTACTAGACGGATTGCATACGGTGACCGTGTGCGTGGAAAACTGGTCCAAAGTGAAACTGCGCCAAGGTTATAACTTTTTACTCTTCGGCTCGTTGTATGGATTCCCGGTAATCTTTAATCTGGTCATTTGTTTCTTGACTAGCTGGAAACTGAGTAGAGGAAACGCGTCAACCGAGTCTAACCACCTCTCCCTGACCAGTTCAGAGTCGCGATTAAAAACGCGCAAGAAGATCGCCAAGATGGTCTTTGCGCTCGTGCTGCTCTTCACCTTCTCCTGGCTGCCACTCTACGCTGTGGACATCTGGATCGACTCCAACATTCCCAGCTTTCCAGATCGAGATGATGAGCTTAACAACGTCAGGCATCACTGGATTCTCCAGAGCAGACCCTTTGCGCAATGGCTGGGGCTCACCAACTCATCCCTCAATCCTCTGTGCTACTGCTTTATCGGAAACTTGTACAGATCAGCCAAAAGATTCAGAAGAAGCTACAGAAAGAAAATCTCATCTGTCTTCAGTCAGACGAATCAGTCAGTAAGCAGTTCTTCTGCGCGTAAAGCCCAGCAGCAGCACTCCGGATCATCTCGGAGATCTTGTTCCGAAATAAGGAGATGTAGGAGCTACACTATTTTCAGACTGACCAAAAGTAAGAGTTTGTCTGCAACGACTGTGTGTGAAACAGTATTTGACTGA